In Sphaeramia orbicularis chromosome 12, fSphaOr1.1, whole genome shotgun sequence, the following proteins share a genomic window:
- the mrps18c gene encoding small ribosomal subunit protein bS18m, with the protein MQALRSLQRLKPVFIQHGNASLRSVCTTSNVVQQKDNMFVKMENPYTEPQKGCILCNVKVDFKNIQLLSQFISPHTGRIYGRHITGLCGRKQKEISKAIKKAHSMGFMSVTHKHPQFMRDPNICNVRKLD; encoded by the exons ATGCAGGCTCTGAGGAGTCTTCAAAGGCTGAAGCCTGTTTTTATTCAACATGGAAACGCAA gttTAAGAAGTGTGTGCACCACCTCCAATGTGGTTCAACAGAAAGATAACATG TTTGTGAAGATGGAGAATCCGtacacagaaccacagaaagGATGCATTCTCTGCAATGTGAAAGTGGACTTCAAAAACATACAG CTCTTGTCCCAGTTCATATCACCTCACACGGGCAGAATTTATGGGCGACACATAACAG GTTTGTGTGGCAGGAAGCAAAAGGAAATCTCAAAAGCTATCAAGAAAGCTCACTCCATGG GTTTCATGTCCGTCACCCACAAGCATCCACAGTTTATGAGGGATCCCAACATCTGCAATGTCCGAAAACTAGATTAG